One Myxococcus guangdongensis DNA segment encodes these proteins:
- a CDS encoding ABC transporter permease/M1 family aminopeptidase: MLGGILHFEWRHQTRQAVFFAAAAVFVALAFLFVSTGYGGDNLHVNSPHSVAQSLGLLSLTSLFVLGLFCANTVQRDAEHGMTELIYTTSVRKRDYLLGRFLGATLATLAVFGVATLALMVAPFLVPLAPERVGPLGVGRYVWALVVLVLPNIVFAASLLFAVSALTRSTLATYVGGILVYALYVVGAMWADSPLMAGTSPQTPEALARAALWDPFGLSAFLEQTRYWTEAERNTRAFALEGHLLWNRLLWLGVAACVLGWVHARFSFRDSAVKRRPDARLEEVSGGPPSAYRPVEVGAASTWAALVSATRLELRHVLKSWPFLALLVLWLFIVCMEIVTGAGRGEYGTRRIPTTGRVVEHLWSPLSQLGTLVLIYFGAELAWRERMARFDALLDATPVSSAVFVVSKLLALGALVGVLTGAPILLGMGFQLSRGVTALEPGLYLSSFYFAGLPLVLFAVAVLFLQTLSPHRYVGMVLSLALAIVSSQGAGWGLEHPLTRFGAAPGVVHTDLNGLGPMAGSFTAFMAYWSAFAGGLVLVTWGLWRRGLGFSLAARLRALPARWGRGGWLAASVAGAVLLLVGGVILHDTVLRGTYASRAASRDWKEAYERTYKVQQALPVPSITAVTAKVDLFPREARYRVTGGYRLENRTQEPIDTLWVAVPRSARPVSLALRGAEQVSHDERFGMVRFALSPALPPGGVSELSFDVTREEQGVRATDFELAVVENGTFLRNTEVFPSLGYRRTYELGNAAERRARGLPEQPRLPRLDERGTVPLPVDQGWHTLDLTVSTEEDQTAIAPGTLRREWREAGRRFFHFVEARPMTPMFAIVSARYAVERTRHQGVDVEVYYHPSHPYNVKAIQAAMTRSLDDFGARFQRYPDAQLRVVEIPSYWDFGALAMRQVIYFVEDRGFLTDMGREDGAVDLVTRRTAHEVAHQWWGHLLDPAPVEGATMLVESLTKYAEQRVLAGQHGERSLLPVLAYDRDRYLSGRGEDAEAEPPLYKGAGQSYLYYGKGALVMNALRDLLGEAKLDAALRQLLASQTRENTLTTLDLLAALSAQASAEQRVLIDQWMKQVVLYDLKVESASVEALEDGRFRVTARVATAKHAQRGGEDVPLPMDEVLEFAIYRGSPRDGAAEDVPLRVERHRFQGPSTQVSFIVEERPAYVGVDPGFLRIERERGDNFRKLTPHVQASASR; encoded by the coding sequence ATGCTCGGCGGAATCCTCCACTTCGAGTGGCGCCACCAGACGCGCCAGGCGGTCTTCTTCGCGGCGGCGGCCGTCTTCGTCGCGCTCGCGTTCCTCTTCGTCTCCACCGGCTACGGCGGTGACAACCTCCACGTCAACTCGCCGCACAGCGTGGCGCAGTCCTTGGGGTTGTTGTCGCTGACGTCGCTCTTCGTGCTGGGCCTCTTCTGCGCGAACACCGTGCAGCGCGACGCCGAGCACGGCATGACGGAGCTCATCTACACCACGTCCGTGCGCAAGCGGGACTACCTGCTCGGCCGGTTCCTGGGCGCGACGCTGGCGACGCTCGCGGTGTTCGGCGTGGCGACGCTCGCGCTGATGGTGGCGCCCTTCCTGGTGCCGCTCGCGCCGGAGCGGGTGGGGCCCTTGGGCGTGGGCCGCTACGTTTGGGCGCTCGTCGTGTTGGTGCTGCCCAACATCGTCTTCGCCGCGTCGCTGCTGTTCGCCGTCTCCGCGCTGACGCGCAGCACGTTGGCCACGTACGTGGGCGGCATCCTCGTCTACGCGCTGTATGTGGTGGGCGCCATGTGGGCGGACTCGCCGCTGATGGCGGGGACGTCGCCCCAGACGCCGGAGGCCCTGGCGCGCGCCGCGCTGTGGGACCCGTTCGGCCTGTCCGCGTTCCTCGAGCAGACGCGCTACTGGACGGAGGCCGAGCGCAACACCCGCGCCTTCGCGCTGGAGGGCCACCTGCTGTGGAACCGGCTGTTGTGGCTGGGCGTCGCGGCGTGCGTGCTGGGGTGGGTGCACGCGCGCTTCTCCTTTCGCGACTCCGCGGTGAAGCGCCGGCCCGACGCGCGCCTGGAAGAGGTCTCCGGTGGGCCGCCGTCCGCGTACCGGCCCGTCGAGGTGGGCGCGGCGTCGACGTGGGCGGCGCTCGTGTCCGCGACGCGGCTGGAGCTGCGGCACGTGCTCAAGAGCTGGCCGTTCCTGGCGCTGCTGGTGCTGTGGCTCTTCATCGTCTGCATGGAAATCGTGACGGGCGCGGGGCGGGGGGAGTACGGCACCCGCCGCATCCCCACCACGGGCCGGGTGGTGGAGCACCTCTGGTCGCCCCTGTCGCAGCTGGGCACGCTGGTGCTCATCTACTTTGGCGCGGAGCTGGCGTGGCGCGAGCGCATGGCGCGCTTCGACGCGCTGCTCGACGCGACGCCCGTGTCGAGCGCGGTGTTCGTCGTCTCCAAGCTGCTGGCGCTCGGGGCCCTGGTGGGCGTGCTGACGGGCGCGCCCATCCTGCTGGGCATGGGCTTCCAGCTCTCGCGCGGCGTGACGGCGCTGGAGCCGGGGCTGTACCTGTCGTCGTTCTACTTCGCGGGGCTGCCGCTGGTGCTCTTCGCGGTGGCGGTGCTGTTCCTCCAGACGCTGAGCCCGCATCGGTATGTCGGCATGGTGCTCAGCCTGGCCCTGGCCATCGTCTCGAGCCAGGGCGCGGGCTGGGGGCTGGAGCATCCGCTGACGCGCTTCGGCGCGGCGCCCGGCGTGGTGCACACGGACCTCAACGGGCTGGGGCCCATGGCGGGCTCCTTCACCGCCTTCATGGCGTACTGGAGCGCCTTCGCGGGGGGGCTGGTGCTCGTCACCTGGGGGCTGTGGCGACGCGGCCTGGGGTTCTCGTTGGCGGCGCGCCTGCGGGCGCTGCCGGCGCGGTGGGGGAGGGGCGGGTGGCTCGCGGCCAGCGTCGCGGGGGCCGTGCTGCTGCTGGTGGGCGGCGTCATCCTGCACGACACGGTGCTGCGGGGGACGTACGCGTCGCGCGCGGCCTCACGCGACTGGAAGGAGGCGTACGAGCGCACGTACAAGGTGCAGCAGGCGCTCCCGGTGCCGAGCATCACCGCGGTGACGGCGAAGGTGGACCTCTTCCCCCGGGAAGCGCGCTACCGCGTCACCGGCGGCTACCGGCTGGAGAACCGCACCCAGGAGCCCATCGACACGCTGTGGGTCGCGGTGCCCCGGTCCGCGCGGCCCGTGTCGCTGGCGCTGCGCGGCGCGGAGCAGGTGTCCCATGACGAGCGCTTCGGCATGGTCCGCTTCGCGCTGTCCCCCGCGCTGCCCCCGGGCGGGGTGTCCGAGCTGTCGTTCGACGTCACCCGCGAGGAGCAGGGTGTTCGGGCGACGGACTTCGAGCTGGCGGTGGTGGAGAACGGCACCTTCCTGCGCAACACGGAGGTGTTCCCCTCGCTGGGCTACCGCCGCACGTACGAGCTGGGCAACGCCGCCGAGCGTCGCGCGCGGGGCCTGCCGGAGCAGCCGAGGCTGCCGCGCCTGGACGAGCGCGGCACCGTCCCCCTGCCCGTGGACCAGGGCTGGCACACGCTGGACCTCACCGTGTCCACCGAAGAGGACCAGACGGCGATTGCGCCGGGCACGCTGCGACGCGAGTGGCGCGAGGCGGGACGCCGCTTCTTCCACTTCGTGGAGGCGCGGCCGATGACGCCGATGTTCGCCATCGTCTCCGCGCGCTACGCGGTGGAGCGGACGCGGCACCAGGGCGTGGACGTGGAGGTGTATTACCACCCGTCGCACCCCTACAACGTGAAGGCCATCCAGGCGGCGATGACACGCTCGCTGGACGACTTCGGCGCGCGCTTCCAGCGCTATCCGGACGCGCAGCTGCGCGTGGTGGAGATTCCGTCGTACTGGGACTTCGGCGCGCTGGCGATGCGGCAGGTCATCTACTTCGTGGAGGACCGGGGCTTTCTCACCGACATGGGGCGCGAGGACGGCGCGGTGGACCTGGTGACGCGGCGCACGGCGCACGAGGTCGCCCACCAGTGGTGGGGACACCTGCTGGACCCGGCCCCCGTCGAGGGCGCGACGATGCTGGTGGAGTCCCTGACGAAGTACGCCGAGCAGCGGGTGCTGGCGGGGCAGCACGGTGAGCGTTCGCTGTTGCCCGTGCTCGCGTACGACCGGGACCGCTACCTCTCCGGCCGGGGCGAGGACGCGGAGGCCGAGCCGCCGCTCTACAAGGGCGCGGGGCAGTCCTACCTCTACTACGGCAAGGGCGCGCTGGTGATGAACGCGCTCCGGGACTTGCTGGGCGAGGCGAAGCTGGACGCGGCGCTGCGCCAGTTGCTGGCCTCGCAGACGCGGGAGAACACGCTGACGACGCTGGACCTGCTGGCCGCGCTGTCCGCGCAGGCGTCCGCCGAGCAGCGCGTGCTCATCGACCAGTGGATGAAGCAGGTCGTCCTCTACGACTTGAAGGTGGAGTCGGCCTCGGTGGAGGCGCTGGAGGACGGGCGCTTCCGGGTGACGGCGCGCGTGGCCACCGCCAAGCACGCCCAGCGCGGGGGCGAGGACGTGCCGCTGCCCATGGACGAGGTGCTCGAGTTCGCCATCTACCGCGGCTCGCCGCGCGACGGCGCCGCGGAGGACGTGCCGCTGCGCGTGGAGCGCCACCGCTTCCAGGGCCCGTCCACGCAAGTGTCCTTCATCGTGGAGGAGCGCCCCGCGTACGTGGGCGTGGACCCGGGCTTCCTGCGCATCGAGCGGGAGCGCGGGGACAACTTCCGGAAGCTGACGCCCCACGTTCAGGCGTCAGCGTCCCGTTAG
- a CDS encoding long-chain fatty acid--CoA ligase — protein MEKPWLKHYPPGVPAEIDDRQYPTLTHLLEEAFTKYADKPAFKCMGKVITYRELDALSRRVGAWLQSRGLERGATIAIMMPNVLQYPVCIAAILRAGYIVVNVNPLYTPRELEYQLKDSGAQAIFILENFATTLQAVLDKTPVRHVVVATMGDLLGGLKGTLVNFVVRKVKKMVPAYELPRAVSFKQVLSEGGSRTLTPAATTRDDIAFLQYTGGTTGVSKGAMLLHRNVIANLLQVEAWLQPATKGRNIDQVNIVCALPMYHIFALTVCGLMGIRMGAMNILIPNPRDIPAFIKTLSEQPFHILPAVNTLYNALVNHPEFAKLDFSHLMVSNGGGMAVQKAVADKWFALTRVPLIEGYGLSETSPVATSNTPVATEYSGTIGLPVPGTEIAIRDEDGKDVPMGESGEICIRGPQVMAGYWNRPDETAKVMFPDGFFRSGDIGIMDERGHTRIVDRKKDMILVSGFNVYPNEVEGVVAMHPGVLEVAAVGIPDEHSGEVVKLFIVKKDPSLTEAQVMDFCREQLTGYKRPKHIEFRTELPKTNVGKILRRELREKKVA, from the coding sequence ATGGAGAAGCCCTGGTTGAAGCACTATCCGCCTGGAGTTCCGGCGGAGATCGATGACCGTCAGTACCCGACGCTGACGCACCTGCTGGAAGAGGCCTTCACGAAGTACGCGGACAAGCCGGCCTTCAAATGCATGGGCAAGGTCATCACCTACCGCGAGCTGGATGCGCTGTCGCGGCGCGTGGGCGCGTGGCTGCAGTCGCGAGGGCTGGAGCGTGGGGCGACCATCGCCATCATGATGCCCAACGTGTTGCAGTATCCGGTGTGTATCGCCGCGATCCTGCGCGCGGGCTACATCGTGGTGAACGTCAACCCGCTCTACACGCCGCGCGAGCTGGAGTACCAGCTCAAGGACAGCGGAGCCCAGGCCATCTTCATCCTGGAGAACTTCGCCACCACGCTGCAGGCGGTGCTGGACAAGACGCCGGTGCGCCACGTCGTGGTCGCGACGATGGGTGATTTGCTCGGCGGCCTGAAGGGCACGCTGGTCAACTTCGTGGTGCGCAAGGTCAAGAAGATGGTGCCCGCGTACGAGCTGCCGCGCGCGGTCAGCTTCAAGCAGGTGCTGTCCGAGGGTGGCTCGCGCACGCTGACGCCGGCCGCCACGACGCGCGACGACATCGCCTTCCTCCAGTACACGGGTGGAACGACGGGCGTGTCGAAGGGCGCCATGCTGCTGCACCGCAACGTCATCGCCAACCTGCTGCAGGTGGAGGCGTGGCTGCAGCCGGCGACCAAGGGTCGCAACATCGACCAGGTCAACATCGTCTGCGCGCTGCCGATGTATCACATCTTCGCGCTCACCGTGTGCGGGCTGATGGGCATCCGCATGGGCGCGATGAACATCCTCATCCCCAACCCGCGCGACATCCCGGCGTTCATCAAGACGCTGTCGGAGCAGCCCTTCCACATCCTGCCGGCCGTCAACACGCTGTACAACGCGCTGGTCAACCACCCCGAGTTCGCCAAGCTGGACTTCTCCCACCTGATGGTCTCCAACGGTGGCGGCATGGCGGTGCAGAAGGCGGTGGCGGACAAGTGGTTCGCGCTCACGCGCGTGCCGCTCATCGAGGGCTACGGCCTGTCGGAGACGTCCCCGGTCGCCACGAGCAACACGCCCGTGGCCACGGAGTACTCGGGCACCATCGGCCTGCCGGTGCCGGGCACCGAAATCGCCATCCGCGACGAGGACGGCAAGGACGTTCCGATGGGCGAGTCGGGCGAAATCTGCATCCGCGGTCCGCAGGTGATGGCGGGCTACTGGAACCGCCCGGACGAGACGGCGAAGGTGATGTTCCCGGACGGCTTCTTCCGCTCGGGCGACATCGGCATCATGGACGAGCGCGGCCACACCCGCATCGTCGACCGCAAGAAGGACATGATTCTGGTGTCCGGCTTCAACGTGTACCCCAACGAGGTCGAGGGTGTGGTGGCCATGCACCCCGGCGTGTTGGAGGTGGCCGCGGTGGGCATCCCCGACGAGCACTCGGGCGAGGTGGTGAAGCTCTTCATCGTGAAGAAGGACCCGTCGCTCACCGAGGCGCAGGTCATGGACTTCTGCCGTGAGCAGCTCACCGGCTACAAGCGGCCCAAGCACATCGAGTTCCGCACGGAGCTGCCGAAGACGAACGTCGGCAAGATCCTCCGCCGCGAGCTGCGCGAGAAGAAGGTCGCCTGA
- a CDS encoding cold-shock protein: protein MATGTVKWFNDSKGFGFIAQDDGGADVFCHHTAIIADGHRSLRDGQKVEFVVKQGPKGLQAENVRPLD, encoded by the coding sequence ATGGCGACGGGTACCGTGAAGTGGTTCAACGACTCGAAGGGCTTTGGCTTCATCGCGCAGGACGATGGGGGCGCCGACGTGTTCTGCCACCACACCGCCATCATCGCGGATGGGCACCGCTCCCTGCGGGACGGGCAGAAGGTGGAGTTCGTCGTGAAACAGGGGCCCAAGGGGCTCCAGGCGGAGAACGTCCGCCCGCTGGACTGA
- the pdxR gene encoding MocR-like pyridoxine biosynthesis transcription factor PdxR has product MTSAKPAPRGGRPARGRARKRPPVMAATSVVLDGSTGASLQTQLVEALRSAIVSGRLGPGTRLLSTRALAEQVDVSRNTVLNAYSRLLSEGYLRGHLGSGTYVASELPERLQSSRRARQEAPVAQHTPGISRRGSAVAGLPDVRLSAPGIPDSRLAFRMGTPAVDAFPSDLWGRLLNTRWRRSWGDLLKRADPGGHPPLRRAVADYLATSRGVRCVPEQVIIVNGAQQAMSLAAQVLLDPGDAAWVEDPGYFASRGALVAAGATLVPVPVDDEGLDVEAGTRLSPDARLAIVTPAHQFPLGVAMSEARRKALLAWAARSDAWIVEDDYDSEFRYEGRPLPALQGLSPDARVIYIGTFSKVVSPALRVGYLVVPEPLVQAFCAARRFVDTHTPVVEQAVLADFLNEGHFSRHVRRMRVLYGSRQQALLEAARRELAGRLRLEPLHTGMHLVGWLPEGEDDVAAAARGIEAGVMSQPLSAFRVASRGPGALMLGYSCVPEAQIEEGVRLLARALR; this is encoded by the coding sequence ATGACGTCCGCGAAGCCCGCACCGCGCGGTGGCAGGCCGGCCCGGGGGCGCGCGCGCAAGCGGCCTCCGGTGATGGCGGCCACGTCGGTGGTGCTGGACGGCTCCACGGGCGCTTCGCTCCAGACGCAGTTGGTGGAGGCGCTGCGCTCGGCCATCGTCTCGGGGCGGCTGGGGCCGGGCACGCGGCTGCTCTCCACGCGGGCGCTGGCGGAGCAGGTGGACGTGTCGCGAAACACCGTGCTCAACGCGTACTCGCGGCTCCTGTCGGAGGGCTATCTGCGCGGCCACCTGGGCTCGGGCACGTACGTGGCCAGCGAGCTGCCGGAGCGGCTGCAGTCCTCCCGGCGCGCCAGACAGGAGGCGCCCGTGGCCCAGCACACGCCGGGCATCTCCCGCCGGGGCAGCGCGGTGGCCGGGCTGCCGGACGTGCGCCTCAGCGCGCCGGGCATCCCCGACAGTCGCCTGGCCTTCCGCATGGGCACCCCCGCGGTGGATGCCTTCCCGAGCGACTTGTGGGGCCGGCTGCTGAACACGCGCTGGCGGCGCTCGTGGGGGGATTTGCTCAAGCGCGCGGACCCCGGAGGCCACCCGCCGCTGCGCCGCGCCGTCGCGGACTACCTGGCCACCTCGCGCGGGGTGAGGTGCGTGCCGGAGCAGGTCATCATCGTCAACGGGGCGCAGCAGGCGATGAGCCTGGCGGCGCAGGTGCTGCTGGACCCCGGTGACGCCGCGTGGGTGGAGGACCCGGGCTACTTCGCCAGCCGGGGGGCGCTCGTGGCCGCGGGCGCCACGCTGGTGCCCGTGCCGGTGGACGACGAGGGGCTGGACGTGGAGGCGGGCACGCGGCTTTCGCCGGACGCGCGGCTGGCCATCGTCACGCCCGCGCATCAGTTCCCCCTGGGCGTGGCGATGAGCGAGGCGCGGCGCAAGGCGCTGCTGGCGTGGGCGGCGCGCTCGGATGCGTGGATCGTGGAGGACGACTACGACAGCGAGTTCCGCTACGAGGGCCGGCCCCTGCCCGCGCTGCAGGGGCTGTCGCCGGACGCGCGCGTCATCTACATCGGCACGTTCAGCAAGGTGGTGTCCCCGGCGCTGCGGGTGGGCTACCTCGTCGTCCCGGAGCCGCTGGTGCAGGCCTTCTGCGCGGCGCGGCGGTTCGTCGACACCCACACGCCCGTGGTGGAGCAGGCGGTGCTCGCGGACTTCCTCAACGAGGGCCACTTCAGCCGCCACGTGCGCCGCATGCGCGTGCTGTACGGGAGCCGGCAGCAGGCGCTGCTGGAGGCGGCCCGGCGCGAGCTCGCCGGACGGCTGCGGCTCGAGCCCCTGCACACGGGCATGCACCTGGTGGGCTGGCTGCCGGAGGGCGAGGACGACGTGGCGGCCGCGGCGCGGGGCATCGAGGCCGGGGTGATGTCGCAGCCCCTGTCCGCCTTCCGCGTCGCGTCGCGGGGGCCCGGGGCGCTGATGCTCGGCTATTCCTGCGTGCCCGAGGCGCAGATTGAAGAAGGGGTCCGCCTGCTCGCGCGGGCCCTGCGCTGA
- a CDS encoding 2TM domain-containing protein produces the protein MAETRTQAPPTHFTEAEAADLIREASTHALKSRAHERKLTREEVLAMAREMGLSEASVEAALASRGKKDGDRQKLRKDLLGLATHGISYTIVIGALTLIDILSGPTWFVVWPALGWGIGLAFHTMGVTMGMARRALNVPEDE, from the coding sequence ATGGCCGAGACACGAACCCAGGCGCCTCCCACCCACTTCACCGAAGCAGAGGCCGCGGACCTCATCCGCGAGGCGAGCACCCACGCCCTCAAGAGCCGCGCCCACGAGCGGAAGCTCACGCGCGAGGAGGTGCTCGCCATGGCGCGCGAGATGGGCTTGAGCGAGGCGTCCGTGGAGGCCGCGCTGGCCTCCCGCGGGAAGAAGGACGGAGATCGCCAGAAGCTGCGCAAGGATTTGCTGGGCCTCGCCACCCACGGCATCAGCTACACCATCGTCATCGGCGCGCTCACCCTCATCGACATCCTCTCGGGCCCCACCTGGTTCGTGGTCTGGCCCGCGCTGGGCTGGGGCATCGGCCTGGCGTTCCACACGATGGGCGTGACGATGGGCATGGCCAGACGCGCCCTCAACGTCCCGGAGGATGAATAG
- a CDS encoding cold-shock protein, whose translation MATGSVKWFNDAKGFGFIAQDNGGPDVFCHHTAIVADGFRTLAEGQKVEFDVAKGPKGLQASNVRPIG comes from the coding sequence ATGGCGACTGGTTCCGTGAAGTGGTTCAACGACGCGAAGGGCTTTGGCTTCATCGCGCAGGATAATGGCGGCCCTGACGTGTTCTGCCACCACACCGCAATCGTTGCGGACGGGTTCCGGACCCTGGCCGAGGGTCAGAAGGTGGAGTTCGATGTTGCGAAGGGCCCCAAGGGGCTCCAGGCGTCCAACGTTCGCCCGATCGGCTGA
- a CDS encoding 50S ribosomal protein L11 methyltransferase, which translates to MSNEQLRVSQSILLMMNAQGQMTAIGSMSQPPLTLSPAQWWLVGSLQAALPKEALLSRPSAFSREQLTEALDTLVEHSLVVPVKGAAVDSSRYLMGPGGWADITEHHRMLYDTVRVHAYRSALFRHARDQVVLDIGTGTGLLAILAAKAGARHVYAIDESAIAEVALEMYAENGVADRITLFHGNSRDVELPERANVIVHELLNVDPFGENLLPAMQDATRRLLAPGGRLIPHRIEAMCVGVQMAEPVSSGQRMLREAENLDDFYGLSFRPVLARLREAYDVAGPNFDLGGMNVPAGPPQTLLTRPCVLRDVRLDQDLTEVMNEAPVESVLEANAPGTLGGVALYFRAHMDEHTVLSTSPTAPATCWGFLVKEFKERVQVKAGDRVRIRASLQRSHGHRFKVELA; encoded by the coding sequence GTGTCGAACGAGCAGCTCCGGGTATCTCAGTCCATCCTGTTGATGATGAACGCGCAGGGGCAGATGACCGCCATCGGGTCCATGTCCCAGCCGCCGTTGACGCTCTCCCCCGCGCAGTGGTGGCTGGTGGGCTCGCTGCAGGCCGCGCTCCCGAAGGAGGCGCTGCTGTCGAGGCCGAGCGCCTTCTCGCGCGAGCAGCTCACCGAGGCGCTCGACACCCTCGTCGAGCACTCGCTCGTGGTGCCGGTGAAGGGCGCGGCCGTGGACAGCTCGCGCTACCTGATGGGGCCCGGAGGCTGGGCGGACATCACCGAGCACCACCGGATGCTCTACGACACGGTCCGGGTGCACGCATACCGCTCGGCGCTGTTCCGGCACGCCAGGGACCAGGTCGTCCTGGACATCGGCACGGGGACGGGGCTGCTCGCGATTCTCGCCGCGAAGGCGGGGGCCCGGCATGTCTATGCCATCGACGAGTCCGCCATCGCGGAGGTGGCGCTGGAGATGTACGCCGAGAACGGCGTCGCGGACCGCATCACCCTCTTCCACGGCAACAGCCGGGATGTGGAGCTACCCGAGCGCGCGAATGTGATTGTCCATGAGCTGCTCAACGTGGACCCGTTCGGGGAGAACCTGCTGCCCGCGATGCAGGACGCGACCCGGCGGTTGCTCGCGCCCGGAGGCCGGTTGATTCCGCATCGCATCGAGGCGATGTGCGTCGGCGTCCAGATGGCCGAGCCGGTGAGCTCCGGGCAGCGCATGCTGCGCGAGGCGGAGAACCTGGACGACTTCTACGGCCTGTCCTTCCGCCCCGTGCTCGCGCGCCTGCGCGAGGCGTACGACGTGGCCGGACCGAACTTCGACCTGGGCGGGATGAACGTGCCGGCAGGACCGCCGCAGACGCTGCTCACCCGGCCCTGCGTGCTGCGGGACGTGAGGCTCGACCAGGACTTGACGGAGGTGATGAACGAGGCGCCCGTCGAGTCCGTGCTCGAGGCGAACGCGCCCGGCACGCTGGGCGGCGTGGCGCTCTACTTCCGCGCGCACATGGACGAGCACACCGTCCTGTCGACCTCCCCCACCGCGCCCGCGACGTGCTGGGGCTTCCTGGTGAAGGAGTTCAAGGAGCGGGTGCAGGTGAAGGCCGGGGACCGGGTGCGGATTCGCGCGAGCCTCCAGCGCTCCCACGGCCACCGCTTCAAGGTCGAGCTCGCCTGA
- a CDS encoding ABC transporter ATP-binding protein — MLRISAVSKSYPNGVQALRGIDLDIGRGLFGLLGPNGAGKSSLMRILATLQAPDAGQVTFDGLDVLAHPEAHRRHLGYLPQDFGVYPGVSAVELLDHLGLLKGLTHAKARREQVDALLHLTNLHAHRKKAVSGFSGGMRQRFGIAQALLGSPRLLIVDEPTAGLDPEERQRFHNLLGEVGENVVVLLSTHIVEDVRQLCPRMAILSEGQVLCEGAPEALVASLEGRVWRKTVEKAAVERYRADFPVLSTQLRAGRTRVHVLADARPEEGFEPVAPDLEDVYFSTLSARRAA, encoded by the coding sequence ATGCTGCGAATCTCCGCGGTCTCCAAGTCGTACCCCAACGGCGTCCAGGCCCTGCGCGGCATCGACCTGGACATCGGCCGGGGGCTGTTCGGTCTGCTCGGACCCAACGGCGCCGGCAAGTCCTCGCTGATGCGCATCCTCGCGACGCTCCAGGCCCCCGATGCGGGGCAGGTGACGTTCGACGGGTTGGATGTGCTCGCCCACCCGGAGGCGCACCGCCGTCACCTGGGCTACCTGCCCCAGGACTTCGGCGTGTACCCGGGCGTGAGCGCCGTGGAGCTGTTGGACCACCTGGGCCTGCTCAAGGGCCTGACGCACGCGAAGGCGCGCCGTGAGCAGGTGGACGCGCTGCTGCACCTGACGAACCTGCACGCCCACCGCAAGAAGGCCGTCAGCGGCTTCTCCGGCGGCATGCGGCAGCGCTTCGGCATCGCCCAGGCGCTGCTGGGCAGCCCGCGGCTGCTCATCGTGGACGAGCCCACCGCGGGCCTGGACCCGGAGGAGCGCCAGCGCTTCCACAACCTGTTGGGCGAGGTGGGGGAGAACGTCGTGGTGCTGCTCTCCACGCACATCGTCGAGGACGTGCGCCAGCTGTGTCCGCGCATGGCCATCCTGTCCGAGGGGCAGGTGCTGTGCGAGGGCGCGCCCGAGGCGCTGGTGGCGTCCCTGGAGGGGCGCGTGTGGCGCAAGACGGTGGAGAAGGCGGCGGTGGAGCGCTACCGCGCGGACTTCCCGGTGCTGTCCACGCAGCTGAGGGCCGGGCGCACGCGCGTGCACGTGCTGGCGGACGCGCGGCCGGAGGAGGGCTTCGAGCCGGTGGCCCCGGATCTCGAGGACGTCTACTTCTCCACCCTGTCCGCGCGTCGCGCGGCGTGA
- a CDS encoding TetR/AcrR family transcriptional regulator, with translation MFGVPWFHFIVAPPRARIEGMRERLLHAAEGLLREEGPQALTLEAVARRAFAGRGAPRYHFGGRQGLLEALAARQHPRVRGRRRVPHTGR, from the coding sequence ATGTTCGGGGTGCCCTGGTTCCACTTCATCGTCGCGCCGCCGCGCGCCAGAATCGAGGGAATGCGTGAGCGCCTCCTCCACGCTGCGGAGGGCCTGCTGCGCGAGGAGGGCCCCCAGGCTTTGACGCTGGAGGCCGTGGCCCGTCGCGCCTTCGCGGGCCGAGGTGCACCGCGCTACCACTTCGGCGGTCGACAGGGGCTGCTGGAGGCATTGGCCGCCCGTCAACACCCTCGCGTCCGAGGCCGACGTCGAGTCCCGCACACTGGACGTTGA
- a CDS encoding carboxymuconolactone decarboxylase family protein, with product MEAQRFEVAKLAPGIYTAMLGLEKYLHQCGLEAGLLHLIKLRASQLNGCAYCIDMHWKDLRAIGESEQRLYGLDAWEESPYYTERERAAFAWTEAVTNLKEGHVSNAVYQAVKPHFTDKELADLTGAVATINAWNRLAISARTLPGTYQAPKSAQKAG from the coding sequence ATGGAAGCGCAGCGTTTCGAAGTCGCGAAGCTCGCCCCGGGCATCTACACCGCGATGTTGGGGCTGGAGAAGTACCTGCACCAGTGCGGCCTGGAGGCGGGCCTGCTGCACCTCATCAAGCTGCGCGCCTCGCAGCTCAACGGGTGCGCCTACTGCATCGACATGCACTGGAAGGATTTGCGCGCCATCGGCGAGTCGGAGCAGCGGCTGTACGGGCTGGACGCGTGGGAGGAGAGCCCCTACTACACCGAGCGCGAGCGCGCGGCCTTCGCCTGGACGGAGGCCGTGACGAACCTGAAGGAGGGCCACGTGTCCAACGCCGTGTACCAGGCGGTGAAGCCACACTTCACGGACAAGGAGCTGGCGGACCTCACCGGCGCGGTGGCCACCATCAACGCCTGGAACCGCCTGGCCATCTCCGCCCGCACGCTGCCCGGCACGTACCAGGCGCCGAAGTCCGCGCAGAAGGCGGGCTGA